A single region of the Novipirellula aureliae genome encodes:
- a CDS encoding Dabb family protein, with protein sequence MIRTRLRLLGFVSIILCPVWASLQTTASDANKEEAAKVEKQVLRHAVFFSFKDEASKADIEKIVDAFAALPERIDSIIGFEHGVNVASNERSGGLTHCFLLSFADEAGRSAYLPHPEHKAFGNVLRPHVKDVFVIDYWGTQEPKKSASKQLKMAVFVKFKPDAEPEQIKSLEKTVSEKLAKIESIRHLEWGVNNSPEAHDKGFTHAGILTFVDSDAREKTMADPVQQEIAKSLQELAENVRILEFWTQ encoded by the coding sequence ATGATACGAACTCGATTACGACTTCTTGGCTTCGTCTCGATCATTCTTTGTCCAGTCTGGGCGTCGTTGCAGACGACCGCTTCGGATGCGAACAAGGAGGAAGCAGCTAAAGTGGAAAAGCAAGTGCTTCGTCACGCCGTTTTCTTTTCTTTCAAAGACGAAGCGTCCAAGGCAGACATTGAGAAAATTGTCGATGCCTTTGCAGCTCTACCCGAAAGAATTGATTCGATCATTGGCTTTGAGCATGGTGTGAATGTCGCATCGAACGAACGAAGTGGCGGGCTGACCCATTGCTTCTTACTCTCGTTTGCCGATGAGGCTGGCCGCTCCGCCTACCTGCCCCATCCTGAACACAAGGCCTTTGGCAATGTTTTGCGTCCGCACGTCAAGGATGTTTTCGTCATCGACTACTGGGGAACACAGGAACCGAAGAAATCAGCCTCGAAGCAACTGAAGATGGCGGTTTTTGTGAAATTCAAACCAGACGCGGAGCCGGAGCAAATCAAATCGCTTGAGAAAACGGTCTCGGAAAAACTTGCAAAGATTGAATCGATCCGTCATTTGGAATGGGGCGTCAACAACAGTCCTGAAGCTCACGACAAAGGGTTCACCCACGCCGGAATACTTACATTTGTCGATTCCGATGCTCGAGAAAAAACGATGGCGGATCCTGTGCAACAAGAAATCGCCAAGTCTCTCCAAGAACTGGCCGAGAACGTTCGCATTTTGGAATTCTGGACCCAATAG
- the queF gene encoding preQ(1) synthase, translated as MSDSTNFADVLEVFDNPSPERNFTIEHHCPEFTSVCPKTGQPDYGTVIFSYVPDQICVELKSLKMYLQRFRNEGIFYEQVTNRIMDDFLDKVKPRQAKIETRWTPRGGLNSNIIVQFPDPVS; from the coding sequence TTGAGCGACTCAACAAATTTTGCGGACGTACTGGAAGTATTCGATAATCCAAGTCCGGAAAGAAATTTCACGATCGAACACCACTGTCCCGAGTTTACATCGGTTTGCCCAAAAACGGGACAGCCCGATTATGGGACGGTGATATTTTCGTACGTTCCCGATCAAATTTGTGTGGAACTGAAGAGTTTGAAAATGTATCTTCAGCGTTTTCGGAACGAAGGAATTTTCTACGAACAGGTTACCAATCGAATCATGGACGACTTTCTTGACAAGGTAAAGCCTCGTCAAGCAAAAATCGAGACCCGCTGGACGCCACGTGGCGGCCTAAACAGCAACATTATCGTTCAATTTCCCGATCCGGTATCCTAA
- a CDS encoding sugar phosphate isomerase/epimerase family protein: MPPVLLSGFADEAANEKQAVQQYSVFAALGLKYYSIRFIDAGEGIKNVMALSEPEIQHLVKMQGDYGLKVSSIGSPIGKVKLLDVDDGTENRYVPFAEYLKTEVQAACDRANAFGCKLIRGFSFYHPKGTKPEDHVQQVSDQLSQIADVCEANDLTFGLEVEANLVGQTGHLLATIAEKVNHPAMLTIFDGGNIVMQGFSPDEVYAQYTAMKPSLGWLHIKDYHDPTTTSRVEHVDEASVSHFVPADRGDSNHEAIFRDLKGFLPELNQRMVSRGVDGVFMDLEPHVKGGGQFGGVSGPDGFGVALRALCRVLDYAGVNYDLRRFETLQG, from the coding sequence ATGCCCCCCGTATTGCTAAGTGGATTTGCCGACGAAGCCGCCAACGAGAAACAAGCCGTCCAACAGTACAGCGTTTTTGCAGCCCTCGGCTTGAAGTATTATTCGATTCGCTTCATTGACGCGGGTGAGGGAATTAAGAATGTGATGGCTCTTAGCGAGCCAGAGATTCAGCATTTGGTAAAAATGCAGGGCGACTATGGGCTCAAGGTTAGCAGTATCGGTTCTCCGATTGGCAAGGTGAAGTTGCTCGATGTCGACGACGGCACCGAAAATCGCTACGTCCCGTTCGCTGAATATCTCAAGACCGAGGTTCAAGCCGCTTGCGATCGCGCCAATGCGTTCGGATGTAAACTGATCCGCGGTTTCTCGTTCTACCATCCCAAGGGAACAAAACCCGAAGATCATGTCCAACAGGTCTCGGACCAGCTAAGCCAAATCGCGGACGTTTGCGAAGCAAATGACTTGACATTCGGCTTGGAAGTTGAAGCCAATCTAGTTGGCCAGACCGGTCACTTGCTCGCTACGATCGCAGAAAAAGTGAATCACCCAGCGATGTTGACGATTTTCGATGGTGGCAACATTGTGATGCAAGGGTTCTCGCCAGACGAGGTTTATGCTCAGTACACCGCAATGAAGCCAAGTTTGGGATGGTTACACATCAAAGACTACCACGATCCTACGACGACTTCGCGTGTGGAGCACGTTGATGAAGCGAGCGTCAGTCATTTCGTGCCGGCAGATCGAGGCGACAGCAATCACGAGGCGATCTTCCGAGATTTGAAGGGATTCTTGCCAGAGCTAAACCAACGCATGGTTTCGCGAGGCGTCGACGGTGTCTTCATGGATTTAGAGCCTCACGTGAAAGGCGGCGGCCAATTTGGTGGCGTTAGCGGACCCGATGGTTTTGGTGTGGCGCTCAGAGCACTTTGTCGAGTCCTCGATTACGCTGGCGTCAATTACGATTTGCGTCGCTTTGAAACGCTCCAAGGGTGA
- a CDS encoding 7-carboxy-7-deazaguanine synthase QueE yields the protein MNKTRFLHAPPKSTRGTTLRIAETFVSRQGEGILTGTDSFFIRTSGCNLRCWFCDTPYASWNPEGESRTIDSLVRAVKEADLKHVILTGGEPLLAPQSTLLVESLQEAGHHVTIETAGTIDRDVRCDLLSLSPKFASSAPDQKGHPDWHDRHHRRRMPIEIMRKLLSQSLDYQVKYVVNEPSDLPEVMTLTAELDIPADKVWIMPQGITPEELDATSIWLSDWTRNEGFNECDRMHIRWYGNRRGT from the coding sequence GTGAATAAGACACGATTTTTACATGCTCCGCCCAAATCGACTAGGGGGACAACACTACGCATCGCTGAAACCTTTGTCAGTCGGCAAGGGGAAGGGATCCTTACAGGAACGGATAGTTTCTTTATCCGCACCAGCGGATGCAACTTGAGGTGTTGGTTCTGCGATACGCCGTACGCCTCCTGGAATCCTGAAGGCGAGTCGAGGACGATCGACAGCTTGGTGCGAGCGGTAAAGGAAGCTGACCTGAAGCACGTCATATTGACCGGTGGCGAACCGTTGCTTGCTCCCCAATCGACGTTGCTGGTCGAATCGCTGCAAGAAGCTGGCCATCATGTCACGATTGAAACAGCAGGGACGATCGATCGAGATGTCCGTTGCGACCTGCTATCGCTAAGCCCTAAATTCGCCAGCAGTGCTCCCGATCAAAAAGGGCACCCCGATTGGCACGATCGACACCATCGACGCCGCATGCCGATCGAAATCATGAGAAAACTGCTTAGCCAAAGTCTTGATTATCAAGTAAAATACGTCGTAAACGAACCATCGGACCTGCCGGAAGTGATGACGCTCACCGCTGAACTTGATATCCCTGCCGATAAGGTTTGGATTATGCCTCAAGGAATTACACCCGAGGAGCTCGATGCGACTTCCATTTGGCTTTCGGATTGGACTCGAAACGAAGGCTTCAATGAATGTGACCGGATGCATATTCGTTGGTACGGAAATCGCCGTGGAACCTAA